In the genome of Populus alba chromosome 11, ASM523922v2, whole genome shotgun sequence, one region contains:
- the LOC118031679 gene encoding caffeoylshikimate esterase — MKQENLMPRETEVHFWGNTPEDEYYKQQGIKASRSSYTSPRGLSLFTRSWLPISTDPPLGVMCMVHGYGNDISWTFQSTAIFLAQMGFACFALDIEGHGKSQGLKGYVPNVDLVVQDCLSFFDSIKNDTQFHGLPFFLYGESMGGAICLLIHLANPTGFDGAVLVAPMCKISDNIKPRWPITDILLMVAKFFPTLAIVPAASILHKSIKVERKVPIAEMNPMRYRGKPRLGTVLELLRVTDHLSQNLRNVTIPFIVLHGSMDVVTDPKVSESLYEEANSEDKTIKIYDGMVHSLLFGETDENIEIVRQDIISWLNDRCKQNHQ, encoded by the coding sequence ATGAAGCAAGAAAATCTCATGCCCCGTGAAACAGAAGTCCACTTTTGGGGAAATACCCCAGAGGATGAGTACTACAAACAACAAGGGATCAAAGCTTCACGGTCATCTTACACATCACCAAGAGGCCTCTCACTTTTCACAAGATCATGGCTCCCAATCTCCACCGATCCTCCACTTGGCGTTATGTGTATGGTTCATGGTTATGGAAACGACATCAGCTGGACTTTTCAGTCCACGGCTATCTTCCTAGCTCAGATGGGTTTTGCCTGCTTTGCACTTGACATTGAAGGCCATGGTAAGTCTCAAGGCCTTAAGGGCTATGTACCCAATGTTGATCTTGTTGTTCAAGactgtctttctttctttgattccATCAAGAATGACACACAGTTTCATGGGTTGCCTTTCTTTTTGTATGGTGAATCAATGGGCGGTGCTATTTGTCTCTTGATTCATTTAGCAAACCCTACAGGGTTTGATGGTGCAGTTTTGGTCGCCCCCATGTGCAAAATCTCTGATAATATAAAACCCAGATGGCCAATTACTGATATTCTATTAATGGTGGCAAAATTTTTTCCTACTTTAGCTATAGTTCCAGCTGCTAGCATTCTGCACAAGTCAATCAAAGTAGAGAGAAAAGTGCCAATTGCAGAAATGAACCCAATGAGATATAGGGGGAAACCAAGATTGGGAACTGTTCTCGAGCTTCTAAGGGTTACTGATCATTTGAGTCAAAATTTGAGAAATGTTACCATTCCATTTATTGTATTACATGGTAGCATGGATGTTGTCACTGATCCAAAAGTGAGCGAAAGTTTGTATGAGGAGGCAAATAGCGAAGACAAGACGATAAAGATTTATGATGGAATGGTGCATTCTTTGCTTTTTGGAGAAACTGATGAGAATATTGAAATTGTTCGGCAAGATATTATATCTTGGTTGAATGATAGATGCAAGCAAAACCATCAGTAA